One genomic segment of Pandoraea thiooxydans includes these proteins:
- a CDS encoding YbhB/YbcL family Raf kinase inhibitor-like protein, translating to MKIWSDSFADNAAIPGEFAFGVIDPEQHVKLSQNKNPHLAWNDVPEGAKSFVVICHDVDVPSKGDDVNQEGRTVPADLPRVDFFHWVLIDIPADVREIAATSHSHGITPHGKFGPEALHNMRHGINDYTGWFANDPDMAGDYYGYDGPCPPWNDTLLHHYVFTVYALDIERLPVEGRFDGAQVRQAMAGHVLAEAHLTGVYTLNPNLL from the coding sequence ATGAAAATCTGGAGTGATTCATTTGCCGACAATGCCGCGATTCCCGGCGAATTCGCGTTTGGCGTCATTGACCCGGAACAGCACGTCAAATTGTCACAGAACAAGAACCCGCATCTGGCGTGGAACGATGTGCCGGAGGGGGCCAAATCGTTCGTTGTGATTTGTCATGACGTCGACGTGCCCAGCAAGGGCGACGACGTCAACCAGGAGGGGCGCACGGTGCCGGCCGATTTGCCGCGCGTGGACTTCTTCCACTGGGTGCTGATCGACATTCCCGCCGACGTTCGTGAGATTGCCGCGACCAGCCACAGTCATGGCATCACGCCGCACGGCAAGTTCGGGCCCGAAGCGCTGCACAATATGCGGCACGGCATCAACGATTACACCGGATGGTTCGCCAACGACCCGGACATGGCCGGCGATTACTACGGTTACGACGGCCCCTGCCCGCCGTGGAACGACACGCTGCTGCATCATTACGTGTTTACCGTGTACGCGCTGGATATCGAGCGCTTGCCGGTCGAGGGGCGGTTCGACGGCGCGCAGGTGCGCCAGGCAATGGCTGGCCAT
- a CDS encoding anhydro-N-acetylmuramic acid kinase, with amino-acid sequence MPNADESSAHPPASSDVGPWYIGLMSGTSLDGVDGILVRFDARTGRQQTGAEAYVPFPETLRAELLALQAPDANEIHREALAANRLAQLYAACCGQLLERAQLTAGQIRAIGVHGQTIRHRPGEFDGIGYTRQINQPALLAELTGIDVVADFRSRDVAAGGQGAPLVPAFHASVFGSPSETRVICNIGGISNLTILPAASAGAAGHAIGFDCGPGNALLDGWAMQHLGTPYDANGQWAATGEVAPSLLADLLADPYFVAPPPKSTGRDLFNATWLTGKLSAFGAVAPADVQATLLALTVRGIADATRRYAPDCRTLFVCGGGAHNTSLMAALRQDLAPCAIDTTGALGIPPQQVEALAFAWLAQRCVERQPGNLPRVTGASGPRVLGAIYPA; translated from the coding sequence ATGCCAAACGCCGACGAGTCTTCTGCCCATCCACCCGCATCGTCCGACGTCGGGCCCTGGTACATCGGACTCATGTCGGGCACGAGCCTGGACGGCGTCGATGGCATCCTGGTGCGATTCGACGCCCGTACCGGCCGACAGCAGACCGGCGCCGAAGCCTACGTGCCGTTTCCGGAGACGCTGCGGGCTGAATTGCTGGCGCTACAGGCACCGGACGCGAACGAAATCCATCGAGAAGCGCTAGCCGCCAATCGGCTGGCGCAACTATACGCCGCGTGCTGCGGCCAGTTGCTTGAGCGAGCACAACTCACCGCGGGACAAATTCGGGCGATCGGGGTGCACGGCCAGACGATCCGGCATCGACCGGGGGAATTCGACGGCATTGGTTACACCCGTCAGATCAACCAGCCCGCGCTGCTGGCCGAACTGACCGGGATCGACGTCGTCGCGGACTTTCGTAGCCGCGATGTCGCCGCCGGCGGCCAGGGGGCTCCGCTGGTGCCGGCCTTTCATGCGTCGGTCTTCGGCAGCCCCAGCGAGACCCGGGTTATCTGCAACATCGGCGGCATCAGCAATCTGACGATCCTGCCGGCGGCCAGCGCGGGCGCCGCAGGACACGCCATCGGCTTCGACTGCGGCCCTGGCAACGCATTGCTCGACGGCTGGGCCATGCAGCACCTCGGCACCCCTTACGATGCGAACGGTCAGTGGGCCGCCACCGGCGAGGTCGCTCCGTCACTGCTCGCCGACTTGCTGGCCGATCCTTATTTTGTCGCACCGCCGCCCAAGAGCACCGGACGCGACTTGTTCAACGCAACCTGGTTGACCGGCAAATTATCCGCTTTCGGGGCAGTCGCACCGGCCGACGTGCAAGCCACCCTGCTCGCCCTGACCGTGCGCGGCATCGCTGACGCGACTCGGCGATACGCACCCGATTGCCGCACTCTTTTTGTTTGCGGCGGCGGCGCCCACAACACCAGCCTGATGGCGGCGTTGCGGCAAGACCTTGCGCCTTGCGCGATCGACACGACCGGCGCACTCGGTATTCCACCTCAGCAGGTCGAGGCACTGGCTTTCGCCTGGCTGGCGCAGCGCTGCGTCGAGCGGCAGCCCGGCAATTTGCCGCGGGTCACCGGCGCGTCGGGCCCGCGTGTGCTGGGCGCCATCTACCCCGCCTAG
- the dtd gene encoding D-aminoacyl-tRNA deacylase: MIALIQRVLKAKVDVDGRTVGEIGPGLLALVCAERGDTQAVADKLLNKLLAYRVFSDAQGKMNLSVQNIDGAGRAGGLLLVPQFTLAADTTSGTRPSFTPAATPDEGRRLFDYFVAQACARHPVVQTGEFGAYMQVALVNDGPVTFWLRSDG, encoded by the coding sequence ATGATTGCACTGATACAGCGGGTATTGAAGGCCAAGGTCGACGTCGACGGGCGCACCGTCGGCGAAATCGGCCCCGGGCTGCTGGCGCTGGTCTGTGCCGAGCGCGGCGACACGCAGGCAGTGGCCGACAAATTGCTGAACAAATTGCTCGCCTATCGCGTATTTTCCGACGCACAGGGCAAGATGAACCTGAGCGTGCAGAATATCGACGGCGCCGGTCGGGCCGGCGGGCTTTTGCTGGTGCCTCAATTCACGCTCGCGGCCGATACCACCAGCGGCACGCGACCGAGTTTCACTCCCGCGGCAACCCCAGACGAGGGGCGACGCTTGTTCGATTACTTCGTCGCGCAGGCATGCGCGCGCCATCCGGTCGTGCAAACGGGTGAATTCGGTGCTTATATGCAGGTCGCCCTGGTCAATGACGGGCCTGTCACGTTCTGGTTGCGCTCGGACGGCTAG
- a CDS encoding M23 family metallopeptidase — protein sequence MWPKLRDFFARELLILIDPTHDLHRRRKRQIISVVGSVLTLGMVTAFGIAPMVPDAALRGDRVQMPIAFPDLTPQIRQIDAHEQTFVSQASLQRGDTVDGLLQRLSINDPQAERFIQADRHARALFRLPSEQLISAVTDDAGKLLSLTAMLSFDAEQSRELKISRNAQNRLGSRVNVLPNETQWDMRSGTIDDKFFRAMDDAGVPESVVAQMVRIFSGVVNFHKDVRRGDRFRLVFENIQQQGRTVRYGRVLAVEFVNRGKTYQTVWYAEPGQASNGTYYTFDGKHLRQAFLRTPVEFSRLTSGFGTRNHPLFQDWRQHNGVDFAAPVGTRVFAAGDGTVSFVGQQNGYGNIVMIKHAGGYSTRYAHLSGFAPGVRAGQRVAQGAVIGFVGQTGWATGPHLHYELRYRGQPLNPFATSFAAAPPLDGKRLERFNLYTTHLLKRIDLMRTVHIAQIS from the coding sequence ATGTGGCCAAAACTCCGTGATTTTTTTGCGCGCGAGCTGCTTATTCTGATCGACCCAACGCACGACCTGCATCGCCGCCGCAAGCGGCAGATCATCAGCGTCGTCGGGTCGGTGTTGACCCTGGGAATGGTGACCGCGTTCGGCATCGCCCCGATGGTGCCCGACGCCGCCTTGCGCGGGGATCGCGTACAAATGCCCATCGCCTTCCCCGACCTGACACCGCAGATTCGCCAGATCGACGCGCACGAGCAAACCTTCGTCAGCCAGGCCAGCCTGCAGCGGGGCGATACCGTCGATGGCCTGCTGCAACGCCTGTCGATCAACGATCCACAGGCCGAGCGGTTCATTCAGGCGGACCGCCACGCTCGGGCGCTGTTTCGCCTGCCGTCGGAGCAGTTGATCAGCGCCGTGACCGACGATGCGGGCAAGTTGCTCTCGCTCACGGCGATGCTCTCGTTCGACGCCGAGCAGTCGCGCGAGCTCAAGATCTCCCGCAACGCACAGAACAGGCTGGGCTCGAGGGTGAATGTGCTGCCCAACGAAACGCAATGGGATATGCGTTCAGGCACCATCGACGATAAGTTTTTCCGCGCCATGGACGACGCCGGCGTACCCGAGAGCGTCGTGGCGCAAATGGTGCGCATTTTCTCGGGCGTCGTGAATTTTCACAAGGACGTGCGCCGCGGCGACCGCTTCCGGCTGGTATTCGAGAACATCCAGCAGCAGGGCCGTACGGTCCGATACGGACGCGTGCTGGCAGTCGAGTTCGTCAATCGCGGCAAGACCTATCAGACCGTCTGGTATGCCGAGCCCGGCCAGGCATCGAACGGCACCTACTATACCTTCGACGGCAAGCACCTCAGGCAGGCCTTCTTGCGCACCCCGGTCGAATTTTCCCGCCTGACGTCCGGTTTCGGCACTCGCAACCACCCGCTTTTCCAGGACTGGCGGCAACACAACGGCGTCGACTTCGCCGCGCCGGTCGGCACGCGCGTGTTCGCCGCGGGCGACGGCACCGTGAGTTTCGTCGGCCAACAGAATGGCTACGGCAATATCGTCATGATCAAGCATGCCGGCGGCTATTCGACGCGCTATGCCCATCTGTCGGGATTCGCGCCTGGTGTGCGCGCCGGCCAGCGCGTCGCCCAGGGCGCGGTGATCGGCTTCGTCGGGCAAACTGGCTGGGCTACCGGGCCGCATCTTCACTACGAGTTGCGCTATCGTGGGCAGCCGCTCAATCCGTTCGCGACGTCGTTCGCCGCCGCCCCGCCGCTGGATGGCAAGCGCCTGGAGCGGTTCAACCTGTACACTACGCATTTGCTCAAGCGCATCGATCTCATGCGCACCGTGCACATCGCGCAAATCAGCTGA
- the tyrS gene encoding tyrosine--tRNA ligase, giving the protein MTIEHTPAKPAAYPVTDATRDALAVAKRGCDELLVEEEFLQKLARSKATGVPLRIKLGLDPTAPDIHIGHTVVLNKMRQLQDLGHTVIFLIGDFTSLIGDPSGRNSTRPPLTREQIETNAKTYFEQAALVLDRSKTEIRYNSEWSMALGADGMIKLASHYTMARMLEREDFTKRFQSGIPIAIHEFLYPLMQGYDSVALKADLELGGTDQKFNLLVGRELQKQYGQEPQCILTMPLLEGLDGVEKMSKSKGNYIGISEKPADMFGKLMSISDELMWRYYELLSFRPLAEIAQMQRDVDQGRNPRDIKVLLAQEIVARFHSIGDAERALEDFNLRARGGVPDDIPEVSLGGAPLAVGQLLKQAGLAPSTSEALRNVEQGGVRIDGTVVTDKGLKIDAGTYVVQVGKRRFARVTLTPDA; this is encoded by the coding sequence ATGACGATTGAACACACACCGGCAAAACCTGCGGCCTACCCGGTGACCGACGCGACACGTGACGCATTAGCGGTGGCCAAGCGCGGGTGCGACGAATTGCTGGTCGAGGAAGAGTTTCTGCAAAAGCTGGCCCGCAGCAAAGCGACTGGCGTACCTTTGCGCATCAAGCTTGGCCTGGATCCGACGGCCCCGGACATTCATATCGGCCACACGGTCGTGCTCAACAAGATGCGGCAGTTGCAGGATCTTGGCCACACCGTGATCTTCCTGATCGGCGATTTCACCTCGTTGATCGGTGACCCGTCGGGCCGCAACAGTACTCGTCCGCCGCTCACGCGCGAGCAAATCGAGACCAACGCGAAAACCTACTTCGAGCAGGCTGCGCTGGTGCTCGATCGCAGCAAAACGGAAATCCGCTACAACAGCGAGTGGTCGATGGCGCTTGGCGCCGACGGCATGATCAAACTGGCGTCGCATTACACGATGGCGCGCATGCTCGAGCGCGAGGACTTCACCAAGCGCTTTCAAAGCGGCATTCCGATTGCCATTCACGAGTTTCTGTATCCGCTGATGCAGGGTTACGATTCGGTCGCGCTCAAGGCCGATCTCGAACTGGGCGGTACCGATCAGAAGTTCAATCTGCTGGTCGGCCGGGAGTTGCAGAAGCAGTACGGCCAGGAGCCGCAGTGCATTCTTACCATGCCGCTGCTCGAGGGGCTCGACGGCGTGGAGAAGATGTCCAAATCCAAGGGCAACTACATTGGTATCAGCGAGAAGCCGGCTGATATGTTCGGCAAATTGATGAGCATCTCCGATGAATTGATGTGGCGTTATTACGAGTTGCTGTCGTTTCGCCCGTTGGCGGAAATTGCGCAAATGCAGCGGGACGTCGATCAGGGCCGCAATCCGCGCGATATCAAGGTGCTGCTGGCGCAGGAGATCGTTGCGCGCTTTCACTCCATTGGCGACGCCGAGCGCGCGCTGGAAGATTTCAATCTGCGCGCGCGCGGCGGTGTGCCGGATGACATCCCCGAGGTGTCGCTCGGCGGCGCGCCGCTGGCGGTCGGGCAGTTGCTCAAGCAGGCTGGACTGGCGCCGTCGACGTCCGAGGCGCTGCGCAATGTCGAGCAGGGCGGTGTGCGCATCGATGGCACCGTGGTGACCGACAAAGGCCTCAAAATCGATGCGGGGACCTACGTCGTGCAGGTCGGCAAGCGGCGTTTTGCGCGCGTGACGCTGACGCCGGACGCATGA